A single Nissabacter sp. SGAir0207 DNA region contains:
- a CDS encoding ADP-ribosyl-(dinitrogen reductase) hydrolase, which yields MELHVDAGIEHKITVAHGVSVDEVRECFYNRTGRLLYDTREKNLTVPVTQWFIAETNRGRWIKVCFIPCGEGNPVGKPILKTAYPPNEQEISLYQKYGYRPI from the coding sequence ATGGAGCTTCATGTTGATGCTGGCATTGAGCACAAAATCACGGTTGCACATGGTGTTTCCGTGGATGAGGTTAGGGAATGTTTCTATAACCGCACTGGCCGACTGCTTTATGATACCCGGGAAAAAAACCTGACAGTACCTGTGACCCAATGGTTCATTGCCGAGACGAACCGGGGAAGATGGATAAAGGTCTGCTTTATTCCTTGTGGCGAAGGAAACCCGGTGGGTAAACCCATCCTGAAAACGGCTTACCCTCCCAATGAGCAGGAGATTTCCCTCTACCAGAAATATGGCTATCGCCCTATATAA
- the bla gene encoding class A beta-lactamase, whose amino-acid sequence MTMRRSLFIATALLLAAPALQAKSSLPHSQLQQQLAELEQRSGGRLGVALIDTADNWQFSYRGAERFPMCSTSKVMVAGKLLKQSEHEPGLLGQRVDIHDSDLVNYNPITQQHVGGSMSWGELSAAALQYSDNTAMNKLLGGLGGPQHITAFARTLGDSQFRLDRTEPTLNTALPGDPRDTTTPVAMAESLRKLALGSALAAPQREQLVVWMKGNTTGKASIRAGLPAEWQTADKTGSGDYGTTNDIAVIWPKNHAPLVLVTYFTQPLPDAAGNKAVLADAARIVTQGY is encoded by the coding sequence ATGACCATGAGACGTTCACTTTTTATCGCCACGGCCCTGCTGCTGGCGGCACCGGCACTGCAGGCCAAAAGTTCCCTTCCCCATTCACAACTCCAGCAGCAGCTGGCAGAGCTGGAGCAGCGCAGCGGCGGGCGGCTAGGCGTGGCGCTAATTGATACGGCCGATAACTGGCAGTTCAGCTACCGGGGCGCGGAGCGCTTCCCGATGTGCAGCACCAGCAAGGTTATGGTGGCGGGGAAATTGCTGAAACAGAGTGAGCATGAGCCGGGCCTGCTGGGCCAGCGGGTCGACATCCACGACAGCGATCTGGTGAACTACAACCCCATTACCCAGCAGCACGTCGGCGGTAGCATGAGCTGGGGCGAATTGAGCGCCGCGGCACTGCAATACAGTGACAATACCGCCATGAACAAGCTGCTCGGTGGGCTGGGCGGGCCGCAGCACATTACTGCCTTCGCCCGGACGCTGGGCGACTCCCAGTTCCGGCTGGATCGCACCGAGCCTACGCTCAACACCGCCCTGCCCGGCGATCCGCGTGACACCACCACTCCAGTGGCGATGGCGGAGAGCCTGCGCAAGCTGGCACTCGGCAGTGCGCTCGCTGCCCCCCAGCGCGAACAACTGGTGGTCTGGATGAAGGGCAACACCACCGGCAAGGCCAGCATCCGTGCCGGCCTGCCAGCGGAGTGGCAGACGGCGGACAAAACCGGCTCCGGCGATTACGGCACCACCAATGACATCGCCGTGATCTGGCCGAAAAACCACGCCCCGCTGGTGCTGGTCACCTACTTCACCCAGCCCCTGCCGGACGCCGCAGGCAACAAAGCGGTGCTGGCAGACGCCGCACGCATCGTGACGCAGGGTTATTAG
- a CDS encoding transketolase family protein gives MADSVNLQESKKRLTTSAMIASIAAEGQPTQAAPFGHALVELARRREEIVGLTADLSKYTDLHLFAQAFPDRFYQMGMAEQLLMSAAAGMAREGFTPFVTTYAVFASRRAYDFICMAIAEENLNVKIACALPGLTTGYGPSHQATEDLAIFRGMPNLTIIDPCDALEIAQAVPAMADHDGPVYMRLLRGKVPLVLDRYGYEFKFGKAQRVRDGRDVVVIASGLMTMRALEAAEALEREGVSVAVVHSPFIKPLDEETILREAGVAGRLVVTAENHSIVGGLGEAVASLLLRNGVTPTFRQIALPDAFLDAGALPTLHDRYGLSTNEVIRQIRSWL, from the coding sequence ATGGCTGATTCTGTGAACCTGCAAGAGAGCAAAAAACGCCTGACGACGTCGGCGATGATCGCCTCCATCGCGGCGGAGGGGCAGCCAACGCAGGCCGCGCCTTTCGGCCATGCGCTGGTGGAGCTGGCGCGGCGGCGCGAGGAGATTGTCGGCCTCACCGCCGATCTCAGCAAATACACCGACCTGCACCTGTTCGCGCAGGCCTTCCCGGATCGCTTCTACCAGATGGGGATGGCGGAGCAGTTGCTGATGAGCGCGGCGGCGGGCATGGCGCGCGAGGGCTTCACGCCGTTCGTCACCACCTACGCGGTCTTCGCCTCACGCCGCGCCTATGACTTTATCTGCATGGCGATTGCCGAGGAGAACCTGAACGTCAAAATCGCCTGCGCCCTGCCGGGGCTGACCACCGGCTATGGCCCCAGCCATCAGGCGACGGAGGATCTGGCCATTTTCCGCGGGATGCCGAACCTCACCATCATCGACCCCTGCGACGCGCTGGAGATCGCCCAGGCGGTGCCCGCGATGGCGGATCACGACGGCCCGGTCTATATGCGGCTGCTGCGCGGCAAGGTGCCGCTGGTGCTCGATCGCTATGGTTATGAGTTCAAGTTTGGCAAAGCGCAGCGGGTGCGCGACGGGCGGGACGTGGTGGTGATAGCCAGCGGCCTGATGACCATGCGCGCGCTGGAGGCCGCCGAGGCGCTGGAGAGAGAGGGCGTCAGCGTGGCGGTGGTGCACTCGCCCTTTATCAAGCCGCTGGATGAAGAGACGATCCTGCGCGAGGCGGGGGTTGCGGGGCGATTGGTGGTAACAGCGGAGAACCATTCCATCGTCGGCGGGCTGGGGGAGGCGGTGGCCTCGCTGCTGCTGCGCAACGGCGTCACCCCCACCTTCCGCCAGATTGCGTTGCCCGACGCCTTCCTGGATGCTGGCGCGCTGCCGACCCTGCATGACCGCTACGGCCTCTCAACCAACGAAGTGATCCGCCAGATCCGCAGCTGGCTGTAA
- a CDS encoding transketolase — translation MSSTQPQPQPLSLAQRALNIRRHALLMGQVQGQGYIGQALGVADVLAVSYFHALNYQPQEPEWEGRDRFYLSIGHYAIALYAALLEAGVLPEEERETYGTDDSRLPMSGMAAYTPGMEITGGSLGHGLGIAVGACLGLKRKGNPAFVYNLLSDGELNEGSTWEAVMSASHLKLDNLIALVDINNQQADGHSSEILAFEPALARWQAFGWFAQRVDGNDLEALVSAFDAARRHDGPQPRVILCDTKMGKGVGFLENREKTHFIRVDEHEWDEALAVLERGGKAHG, via the coding sequence ATGAGTTCAACCCAACCACAGCCACAGCCGCTCTCGCTGGCGCAGCGTGCGCTGAATATCCGCCGCCATGCCCTGTTGATGGGGCAGGTGCAGGGGCAGGGCTATATCGGCCAGGCGCTTGGCGTGGCCGATGTGCTGGCAGTCAGCTATTTCCATGCGCTTAACTACCAACCGCAGGAGCCGGAGTGGGAGGGGCGCGACCGCTTCTACCTCTCCATCGGTCACTACGCCATCGCCCTCTATGCCGCGCTGCTGGAAGCGGGGGTGCTGCCGGAGGAGGAGCGCGAGACCTACGGCACCGATGACAGCCGCCTGCCGATGTCCGGCATGGCCGCCTACACGCCGGGCATGGAGATCACCGGCGGCTCCCTCGGCCACGGGCTGGGGATCGCCGTGGGCGCCTGCCTTGGGCTAAAGCGCAAGGGCAATCCGGCCTTCGTCTATAACCTGCTCTCTGACGGCGAGCTGAATGAAGGCTCTACCTGGGAGGCGGTGATGTCCGCCTCGCATCTGAAGCTGGATAACCTGATCGCGCTGGTGGACATCAACAACCAGCAGGCGGATGGCCACTCCTCGGAGATTCTGGCATTCGAGCCGGCGCTGGCGCGCTGGCAGGCGTTCGGCTGGTTCGCCCAGCGGGTGGATGGCAATGATCTGGAGGCGCTGGTCAGCGCGTTTGATGCCGCGCGCCGCCATGATGGGCCGCAGCCGCGCGTGATCCTGTGTGATACCAAAATGGGCAAGGGCGTGGGCTTCCTTGAGAACCGAGAGAAGACCCACTTTATCCGCGTCGATGAACATGAATGGGACGAGGCGCTGGCGGTACTGGAGAGAGGAGGGAAGGCCCATGGCTGA
- a CDS encoding MFS transporter, with amino-acid sequence MTTLNISAVSAARDNAYRKIAWRLMPFLMLCYLCAYLDRVNVGFAKLQMMDDLHFSETVYGLGAGIFFIGYFLFEVPSNLILHRVGARRWIARIMITWGLISAMFAFVETTWQFYLLRFLLGVAEAGLAPGLLLYLTYWFPSSRRARMTVLWFIAIPLSGMIGGPLSGWIMSSAHGVHGWAGWQWMFVLEAIPTLLMGLVVLMVMKDRVEDAPWLDEHEKRLVREDLDADNQHKHTHGSVAAFIRDRRLWLLAMIYFCVVMGQYALTFWLPTLVKNAGLSAPLDIGLMTSVPYLCAIVVMLLAGRSGDRHRERRWHMIIPMFAGAAGLVLATLFGHNVMLSVGFLCLAAAGILSASSLFWMLPTNLLGGVSAAAGIAAVNCFANLAGFFSPYLVGGISSATGSPAWGMYLITLILAAGALLVLRIPAAQVNR; translated from the coding sequence ATGACAACGCTAAACATCAGCGCGGTTTCGGCCGCGCGCGATAACGCCTATCGCAAAATTGCCTGGCGGCTGATGCCGTTTTTGATGCTCTGCTACCTCTGCGCCTACCTTGACCGGGTAAACGTCGGCTTCGCCAAATTGCAGATGATGGACGATCTCCACTTCAGCGAGACGGTCTATGGACTGGGCGCGGGCATCTTCTTTATCGGCTACTTCCTGTTCGAGGTGCCGAGCAACCTGATCCTGCATCGCGTCGGCGCGCGCCGCTGGATCGCCCGCATCATGATCACCTGGGGGCTGATCTCCGCGATGTTCGCCTTCGTCGAAACCACCTGGCAGTTCTACCTGCTGCGCTTCCTGCTCGGCGTGGCCGAGGCCGGGCTGGCACCGGGGTTGCTGCTCTATCTCACCTACTGGTTCCCCTCCAGCCGCCGCGCGCGCATGACGGTGCTGTGGTTCATCGCCATCCCGCTGTCAGGGATGATTGGCGGGCCGCTCTCCGGCTGGATTATGTCGAGCGCCCACGGGGTGCATGGCTGGGCCGGCTGGCAGTGGATGTTCGTGCTGGAGGCGATCCCCACCCTGTTGATGGGGCTGGTGGTACTGATGGTGATGAAAGACCGGGTGGAGGATGCCCCCTGGCTGGATGAGCATGAGAAGCGGCTGGTGCGCGAGGATCTGGATGCCGACAACCAGCACAAGCATACCCACGGCAGCGTGGCGGCCTTCATTCGCGATCGCCGACTGTGGCTGCTGGCGATGATCTACTTCTGCGTGGTGATGGGGCAGTACGCGCTCACCTTCTGGCTGCCGACGCTGGTGAAGAACGCTGGCCTCTCCGCGCCGCTCGACATTGGCCTGATGACCAGCGTGCCCTACCTGTGCGCGATTGTGGTGATGCTGCTGGCCGGGCGCAGCGGCGACCGCCACCGCGAGCGGCGCTGGCACATGATCATCCCGATGTTCGCCGGGGCGGCCGGGCTGGTGCTGGCGACGCTGTTCGGCCACAACGTCATGCTCTCGGTTGGCTTCCTCTGTCTGGCGGCGGCGGGCATTCTCTCCGCCTCCTCGCTGTTCTGGATGTTGCCGACCAACCTGCTGGGCGGGGTCTCCGCCGCCGCGGGCATCGCCGCCGTCAACTGCTTCGCCAACCTGGCGGGCTTCTTCTCGCCCTATCTGGTGGGTGGCATCAGTTCGGCCACCGGTTCCCCAGCGTGGGGCATGTACCTGATCACCCTGATTCTGGCCGCCGGTGCCCTGTTGGTGCTGCGCATTCCGGCCGCCCAAGTTAACCGCTGA
- a CDS encoding SDR family NAD(P)-dependent oxidoreductase → MLLTDKVAVITGAASPRGIGRATAQCFAQQGARVVVLDLDEQASQAAAESVGSGHLGLAANVADPASVQQAVARILDHYGRIDVLVNNAGITQPVKTLEIGMQDYDRILDVNLRGTLLMSQAVIPAMRQQGKGSIICLSSVSAQRGGGIFGGPHYSAAKAGVLGLAKAMAREFGPDQIRVNCLTPGLIQTDITGGLMQDERRHAILAGIPLGRLGAAQDVANAALFLASDLSSYLTGITLDVNGGMLIH, encoded by the coding sequence ATGTTACTGACCGATAAAGTTGCTGTGATCACCGGTGCCGCCTCGCCACGCGGTATCGGCCGTGCCACCGCGCAGTGCTTCGCCCAACAGGGGGCGAGGGTGGTGGTGCTGGATTTGGATGAACAGGCTTCGCAGGCGGCGGCCGAGAGCGTTGGCAGCGGCCATCTTGGGCTGGCGGCCAACGTGGCTGATCCCGCCTCGGTGCAGCAGGCGGTGGCGCGCATCCTTGACCACTATGGCCGCATCGACGTGCTGGTGAATAACGCGGGCATCACCCAGCCAGTGAAGACGCTGGAGATCGGTATGCAGGATTACGACCGCATCCTGGACGTCAACCTGCGCGGCACGCTGCTGATGTCACAGGCGGTCATCCCGGCGATGCGCCAGCAGGGCAAGGGCAGCATCATCTGCCTCTCCTCCGTCTCGGCGCAACGCGGCGGCGGCATCTTCGGCGGGCCGCACTACAGCGCCGCCAAGGCGGGCGTGCTGGGGCTGGCCAAGGCGATGGCGCGCGAGTTCGGCCCCGACCAGATCCGCGTCAACTGCCTCACCCCCGGCCTGATCCAGACCGACATCACTGGCGGCCTGATGCAGGATGAGCGCCGCCACGCGATCCTCGCTGGCATCCCGCTCGGCCGGTTGGGTGCCGCGCAGGATGTGGCGAACGCCGCATTGTTCCTCGCCAGCGATCTCTCCAGCTACCTCACCGGCATCACCCTGGATGTCAACGGCGGCATGTTGATCCACTGA
- a CDS encoding LysR substrate-binding domain-containing protein, translated as MTEKKAGGLPSIKALQVFEQVAHFGNVARAAEELSITPSAASHQLAKLERLVGGSLFNRSARGVTLTLTGESYLREIGALLLQLTHATERISNEGERRALRIHCAPSFGLLWLLPRLKDFRERHPELQVTLSCSYENLSFSRDNIDIAIRHGFPEWQAFEIRTIRREQVSVMASPDYLARQPVPSPEALCHHPALILSETPLIQWPQWFAAHHLPQPSAPWLFSFDRSYMSLEAATLGHGIVLESELLAQDYLQQGKLVRLFPAEMSVPVSAHHIVYPRGFSQLARVKQFLAWMKAELPAEASP; from the coding sequence ATGACAGAGAAAAAAGCCGGGGGCCTGCCCTCCATCAAGGCCTTGCAGGTGTTCGAACAGGTGGCGCACTTTGGCAACGTGGCGCGCGCGGCGGAGGAGCTGAGCATCACGCCGTCAGCGGCCAGCCACCAGCTGGCCAAGCTGGAGCGGCTGGTGGGCGGATCGCTGTTCAACCGTAGCGCGCGCGGCGTGACGCTGACCCTGACCGGCGAGAGCTATCTGCGTGAGATCGGCGCGCTGCTGCTGCAACTGACGCACGCCACCGAGCGCATTAGTAACGAGGGGGAGCGGCGCGCCCTGCGCATCCACTGCGCGCCCAGTTTCGGGTTGCTGTGGCTGCTGCCGCGGCTGAAGGATTTCCGCGAGCGCCACCCGGAGTTGCAGGTTACGCTCTCTTGCTCCTACGAGAACCTCTCCTTCAGCCGCGACAACATTGATATCGCCATCCGCCACGGCTTCCCGGAGTGGCAGGCATTTGAGATCCGCACCATCCGCCGCGAGCAGGTGTCAGTGATGGCCTCGCCGGACTATCTGGCCCGCCAGCCCGTCCCCTCGCCAGAGGCGCTGTGCCACCACCCGGCGCTGATCCTGTCAGAGACTCCGCTGATCCAGTGGCCGCAGTGGTTCGCCGCGCATCACCTGCCGCAACCCTCCGCCCCGTGGCTGTTCAGCTTCGACCGCTCCTACATGAGCCTGGAGGCGGCCACGCTCGGCCACGGCATCGTGCTGGAGAGCGAGCTGCTGGCGCAGGATTACCTGCAACAGGGCAAGCTAGTGCGGCTCTTCCCGGCGGAGATGAGCGTACCAGTGAGCGCGCACCATATTGTCTATCCACGAGGTTTCAGCCAGCTGGCGCGCGTCAAACAGTTCCTGGCATGGATGAAAGCTGAACTCCCGGCCGAAGCCTCACCATAG
- a CDS encoding nitroreductase family protein, which produces MNSTIKNLTNHRSERSYLDKAIPEEVINNIIEAAYRAPTSVNSQQVSVVVTRAQENRNKIAEIAGGQPWIKQAPLFLTFVLDMHKSEQAISAHGGEQLAHESIEALVSGSTDIGIALASAMAAARAEGLGVVPIGGIRRDPEAMIELLALPTLTFPVVGLAIGYVDQPAHLKPRLPMATFRHEEAYRTDGLAEQIEKYNADIQQHWKNIGRNDGDSWSESVGGYYKNIYFPQVLPAVIKQGFGTKK; this is translated from the coding sequence ATGAATTCTACAATTAAAAATTTGACTAACCATCGCAGCGAAAGAAGTTACCTTGATAAGGCCATTCCAGAAGAGGTGATCAACAATATCATTGAGGCCGCGTACCGTGCGCCGACCTCGGTCAACTCCCAGCAGGTGTCGGTGGTAGTGACCCGCGCCCAAGAGAACCGCAATAAGATTGCTGAGATCGCAGGCGGCCAGCCGTGGATCAAGCAAGCCCCGCTGTTCCTGACCTTTGTGCTGGATATGCACAAGTCTGAGCAGGCGATCAGCGCCCACGGCGGTGAGCAGCTGGCCCATGAGAGCATTGAGGCGCTGGTTTCCGGCAGCACAGACATCGGTATCGCGCTGGCGTCGGCCATGGCGGCCGCCCGTGCGGAAGGGCTGGGCGTGGTGCCTATCGGTGGTATCCGTCGTGACCCGGAGGCGATGATTGAGCTGCTGGCGCTGCCGACGCTGACCTTCCCAGTGGTGGGGCTGGCAATCGGGTATGTTGACCAACCGGCGCACCTGAAACCGCGCCTGCCGATGGCGACCTTCCGCCATGAGGAAGCCTACCGCACTGACGGCCTGGCTGAGCAGATCGAAAAATATAACGCTGACATCCAGCAGCACTGGAAAAATATTGGCCGTAATGATGGCGATAGCTGGAGCGAAAGCGTCGGCGGCTATTATAAAAACATCTATTTCCCGCAGGTTCTGCCGGCAGTGATTAAACAGGGCTTCGGCACCAAAAAATAA
- a CDS encoding gluconate 2-dehydrogenase subunit 3 family protein, with translation MLLQKETTRRKFLLGALVALPVSDMIFKGLTAAQAAEMAAPELADYKPIFFTPDEWQFVLAATDRLIPAGGNGKAPGALETNVPIFIDQQMHTDMGQEIYMQGPFNAHAPAAMGYQLPYTPQQVLKKGIALTSQHCQQAHQQPFHALSQQDKDAVLTQLQKNDVDFAALGEPDLKASQFFSELLSNTKHGYLSDPMYGGNKGMKAWIAIGFPGARASYLEWVKQHNIPYPLGPVSIKGERA, from the coding sequence ATGCTGCTCCAGAAGGAAACCACCCGCCGCAAGTTCTTGCTTGGGGCACTTGTCGCGTTACCCGTCAGCGACATGATCTTCAAGGGCCTGACCGCCGCACAAGCCGCTGAGATGGCCGCGCCGGAACTGGCTGACTATAAACCGATCTTCTTTACCCCCGATGAGTGGCAGTTTGTGCTGGCCGCTACTGACCGGCTGATCCCGGCCGGCGGCAATGGCAAGGCACCGGGCGCGCTGGAGACCAATGTGCCGATCTTCATCGACCAGCAGATGCACACGGACATGGGGCAGGAGATCTACATGCAGGGGCCATTCAATGCCCACGCCCCGGCCGCCATGGGCTATCAGCTGCCGTACACCCCGCAGCAGGTGCTGAAAAAGGGCATTGCCCTGACCAGCCAGCACTGCCAGCAGGCCCACCAGCAGCCGTTCCATGCCCTCTCCCAACAGGACAAAGACGCGGTGCTGACCCAGCTGCAAAAAAACGACGTGGACTTTGCCGCGCTGGGCGAGCCAGACCTGAAAGCCTCCCAGTTCTTCAGTGAGCTGCTCTCCAATACCAAGCATGGCTACCTCTCCGACCCGATGTATGGCGGCAACAAAGGCATGAAAGCCTGGATCGCCATCGGGTTCCCCGGCGCGCGCGCCAGTTACCTGGAGTGGGTCAAGCAGCACAACATTCCTTATCCGCTTGGCCCGGTCAGCATCAAGGGCGAACGCGCCTAA
- a CDS encoding GMC family oxidoreductase: MAQLNKKEVDVVVVGLGWAGSLMSIELAMAGLTVRALEKGPERSYEEFAYPKPADEYAYGVRNRVMTTPAESAVTVRYTMNDTALPTRKWGAFVPGGGVGGSGLHWTGVLIRPTPTDLKLKTYADEAYKPGILQEDMRVMDFPFTWDEIEPYFDKFERICGQSGNTGNLRGKILEGGDPFEGPRSQPMPLPALEDTLNNVMFAEAAKKLGYHPFPNPSAAVSRAWTNPYGNQIAPCNYCGYCSKYPCLNYSKASPQTAVMDALKRMDNFSYEVNANVLKVVLHDDKKTAKGVIYIDEQGNECFQPAKIVVLSSFQLYNVHLMLLSGIGKPYNPITEEGVVGRNYAFLSNGGATLFFKDKNFNPFATSGPTGQMFNDISPGNVDGPGLGFIGGAKIHSSQATGTPIGTALPKGTPSWGAGWKEGLEEWYGHSMKISITTTCMSYRDIYLDLDPNYTNEHGQPLLRMTFNWKQNELKLQQYLKGIVGNIAKELNPDSMSMSFLPMDANFDLTKYVSTHNVGGAVMGDDPRTSALNRYLQSWDVHNVFVPGGNAFPQNFQANPTDTIGAITLMAAQAIKEQYLKNPGPLVQV, from the coding sequence ATGGCACAGCTAAATAAAAAAGAAGTCGATGTTGTCGTGGTCGGCCTGGGGTGGGCTGGCTCACTGATGAGCATCGAACTGGCAATGGCAGGGTTGACAGTGCGCGCGCTGGAGAAAGGCCCGGAGCGCAGTTATGAGGAGTTCGCCTACCCGAAACCGGCGGACGAGTATGCCTATGGGGTGCGCAACCGCGTGATGACCACGCCCGCCGAGTCAGCGGTGACGGTGCGTTACACCATGAATGACACGGCGCTGCCGACCCGTAAATGGGGCGCGTTTGTGCCGGGCGGCGGCGTGGGCGGCTCTGGCCTGCACTGGACGGGCGTGTTGATCCGCCCGACGCCGACCGACCTGAAACTGAAAACCTACGCCGATGAGGCCTACAAGCCGGGCATTTTGCAGGAAGACATGCGCGTCATGGACTTCCCGTTCACCTGGGATGAGATTGAGCCTTACTTCGACAAGTTTGAGCGCATCTGCGGCCAGTCCGGCAACACCGGCAACCTGCGCGGCAAAATCCTGGAGGGCGGCGATCCCTTTGAAGGCCCGCGCTCCCAACCGATGCCGCTGCCAGCGCTGGAGGATACGCTCAACAACGTGATGTTCGCCGAGGCGGCGAAAAAGCTGGGCTACCATCCGTTCCCCAACCCGTCAGCGGCGGTCTCCCGCGCCTGGACCAACCCGTATGGTAACCAGATCGCCCCGTGTAACTACTGCGGCTATTGCAGCAAGTACCCCTGCCTGAACTACTCCAAGGCCTCGCCGCAGACCGCGGTAATGGACGCCCTGAAGCGCATGGACAACTTCTCCTATGAAGTGAACGCCAACGTGCTGAAAGTGGTGCTGCATGATGACAAGAAGACCGCCAAAGGCGTGATCTACATCGACGAGCAGGGCAACGAGTGCTTCCAGCCCGCGAAAATCGTGGTGCTGAGCAGCTTCCAGCTCTACAACGTGCACCTGATGCTGCTCTCCGGCATCGGCAAGCCCTACAACCCGATCACGGAAGAGGGCGTGGTGGGGCGCAACTATGCGTTCCTGAGCAACGGCGGCGCGACCCTGTTCTTCAAGGACAAAAACTTCAACCCGTTCGCCACCTCCGGCCCGACCGGGCAGATGTTCAATGACATCTCGCCGGGCAACGTTGATGGCCCTGGGCTGGGCTTCATCGGCGGTGCCAAGATCCACAGTTCACAGGCCACCGGCACGCCTATCGGCACCGCGCTGCCCAAGGGCACCCCGAGCTGGGGCGCGGGCTGGAAAGAGGGGCTGGAGGAGTGGTATGGCCACTCGATGAAGATCAGCATCACCACCACCTGCATGTCCTATCGGGACATCTATCTGGATCTCGATCCGAACTACACCAATGAGCACGGCCAACCGCTGTTGCGCATGACCTTCAACTGGAAGCAGAACGAGCTGAAACTCCAGCAGTACCTGAAGGGCATCGTCGGCAACATCGCCAAGGAGCTGAACCCGGACAGTATGAGCATGAGCTTCCTGCCGATGGACGCCAATTTCGACCTCACCAAGTATGTCTCCACCCACAACGTGGGCGGCGCGGTGATGGGCGACGATCCGCGTACCTCCGCGCTGAACCGCTACCTCCAGAGCTGGGACGTGCACAACGTCTTCGTGCCGGGCGGCAACGCCTTCCCGCAGAACTTCCAGGCGAACCCGACCGACACCATCGGCGCGATCACCCTGATGGCGGCACAGGCGATCAAAGAACAGTATCTGAAAAACCCCGGTCCATTGGTGCAGGTGTAA
- a CDS encoding cytochrome c — protein sequence MKSLTLKSLFIAPVLLAGVAAHAQAEDNAALIKQGEYLSRLGDCMACHSLPGKPAYSGGLAIESNLGTIYSTNITPDKAHGIGNYSEQQFSDAVRKGVLPDGSRLYPAMPYPDYAKISDADMHALYVYFMQGVAPSAEQPPETSLSFPFSQRWGMRFWNWAFTSDTPFKPIGGASAEVNRGAYIVESLGHCGSCHTPRGFGMNEKALDSGDSQFLAGGSLNDWGVPTLRGMPRWSEQEIVDYLQTGRNDQAAVGGEMKSVVEHSSSHMTDADLHAVAAYLKFLGGNPPLQKRDEQAVAATAAKLTAAQHLTTGERLYLDNCGACHFVNGQGAPGVFPQLDQASIVMADDPTGLIHTILAGAQQPSTAKAPSTLAMPGFANRLSDEEVAQLATFIRQGWSNSAPAVKAEQVEKVRHTLAH from the coding sequence ATGAAATCCTTAACTCTGAAAAGCCTTTTTATCGCCCCGGTTTTGCTGGCTGGCGTGGCCGCCCACGCGCAGGCGGAAGATAATGCGGCCCTGATCAAACAGGGTGAGTACCTGTCACGCCTTGGCGACTGCATGGCCTGCCACTCGCTGCCCGGTAAACCGGCCTACTCCGGTGGGCTGGCGATTGAGTCGAACCTCGGCACCATCTATTCGACCAACATCACGCCGGACAAGGCGCACGGCATCGGCAACTACAGCGAACAGCAATTCTCTGACGCGGTGCGCAAGGGCGTGCTGCCGGATGGCTCGCGTCTCTACCCGGCGATGCCCTACCCGGACTACGCCAAGATCAGCGACGCTGATATGCACGCGCTCTACGTCTACTTTATGCAGGGCGTCGCGCCAAGCGCCGAGCAGCCGCCGGAGACCAGCCTCAGCTTCCCGTTCAGCCAGCGCTGGGGAATGCGTTTCTGGAACTGGGCGTTCACCTCGGACACCCCGTTCAAGCCGATTGGCGGCGCCTCCGCCGAAGTTAACCGCGGCGCGTACATCGTCGAGAGCCTCGGCCACTGCGGCAGTTGCCACACCCCGCGCGGCTTCGGCATGAACGAGAAGGCGCTCGACAGCGGCGACAGCCAGTTCCTGGCGGGCGGCAGCCTGAATGATTGGGGCGTGCCGACGCTGCGTGGTATGCCGCGCTGGAGCGAGCAGGAGATCGTCGATTACCTGCAAACCGGGCGCAATGATCAGGCGGCGGTCGGCGGCGAGATGAAATCGGTGGTTGAGCACAGCTCCTCGCACATGACCGACGCCGATCTGCACGCGGTCGCGGCCTACCTGAAGTTCCTTGGCGGCAACCCGCCGTTGCAGAAGCGTGATGAGCAGGCGGTGGCCGCCACGGCGGCCAAGCTGACCGCGGCCCAGCATCTCACCACTGGTGAGCGCCTCTACCTCGACAACTGTGGCGCGTGCCACTTCGTCAACGGCCAGGGCGCGCCGGGCGTCTTCCCGCAGCTTGACCAAGCCTCCATCGTGATGGCGGATGACCCGACCGGGCTGATCCACACCATCCTGGCGGGCGCGCAGCAACCTTCCACCGCCAAAGCGCCCTCCACGCTGGCGATGCCGGGCTTTGCCAACCGCCTGAGCGATGAGGAGGTGGCCCAGCTGGCGACCTTTATCCGTCAGGGTTGGAGCAACAGCGCCCCGGCCGTCAAGGCGGAGCAGGTCGAGAAGGTACGCCACACCCTCGCCCACTGA